Sequence from the bacterium genome:
GCCGGCGGGGCAAGGTGGGCGCATCGGCCCCCTCATTTCACGTCATCATTCTCTTCACCGGAGATTGTCCATGAAAGTCCTCATCGTGGGCGGCGGCGGCCGGGAGCACGCCCTCGCCTGGAAGCTGAAGCAAAGCCCTGAAGTTTCCGGGATCCTCTGCGCGCCCGGCAACGCCGGCACCGCCCGCCTCGGGCGCAACGAGCCGATCGGCGCGGAGGATCTGGCCGCCCTCCTGACGCTGGCGAAGAGCGAGCGGCCTGGCCTCGTCGTCATCGGCCCGGAAGCCCCCCTCGCCCTCGGGCTGGCGGACCGGCTCGCCGAAGCGGGCATCCCCGCCTTCGGGCCGAATGCTGCGGCGGCCCAGATCGAATCGAGCAAATCCTTCTCGAAGGAATTGATGAAGGAAGCCGGCATCCCCACGGCGGATTTCGGGGTTTTCGATAACGCTGAAAAAGCGAAATCCTTCGTCCGCGCGCGCGGCGGGGCGTGGGCGGTCAAGGCGGACGGTCTCGCGGCGGGCAAGGGCGTGCTCATCTGCCCGGACGTGGCCCACGCCGAGGCGGCCATCGCTCAAGTCATGGAGGACCGCGCCTTCGGCGACGCCGGGACGCTCTGCGTGGTGGAAGAATTTCTCGAAGGAGAGGAAGCGAGCCTGCTCGCCTTCGTGGACGGGGAGCGCGCCCTGCGCCTGCCCTCGGCGCAGGATCACAAGCCCATCGGCGAGGGGGACACCGGCCTCAACACCGGCGGGATGGGTGCCTACTCCCCCGCCCCGGTCCTCACGCCCGCACTCGAAAAGAAGGCCATGCGCGAAGTCATCCAGCCCGCCGTTGACACGATGAAGCGCCGCGGCACTCCCTACCGTGGCATTCTCTACGCGGGCCTCATGATCAAGGACGGCGACATCAAGGTG
This genomic interval carries:
- the purD gene encoding phosphoribosylamine--glycine ligase; the protein is MKVLIVGGGGREHALAWKLKQSPEVSGILCAPGNAGTARLGRNEPIGAEDLAALLTLAKSERPGLVVIGPEAPLALGLADRLAEAGIPAFGPNAAAAQIESSKSFSKELMKEAGIPTADFGVFDNAEKAKSFVRARGGAWAVKADGLAAGKGVLICPDVAHAEAAIAQVMEDRAFGDAGTLCVVEEFLEGEEASLLAFVDGERALRLPSAQDHKPIGEGDTGLNTGGMGAYSPAPVLTPALEKKAMREVIQPAVDTMKRRGTPYRGILYAGLMIKDGDIKVLEFNCRFGDPECQPLLMRMDGDLLPILMACAQGSLAHTQIDISPDAAVCVVMSAKGYPGDYPKGDRIHGLNAAGEMEGVVVFHAGTKLDEEGHTVTSGGRVLGVTARGADIKTAIRRAYAAAAKIHWEGAYLRRDIGAKAIGRT